The Jannaschia sp. GRR-S6-38 genomic interval GAGCGATCCAGGGCCACGCCCCGTCCGCCTCCGGCCATCAACTCAGAAGTGGCCGTCAGCGTTCCACCCTGCCGCGACACGACCGCGTCCGTCACCCAGAGCGAGGGGTCCGGCACCTCGAAGACCACCGCCTCGGACCGGCCCTGCGGCGGCAGCGGGATGCGTCCGGTCAGGGCCATCCCGTCCCGCGTGGGCCGCAGGCTGCAGCGGGCGTCGGCGCGGATGCGTCCGGGGCGGTCGGCCAGCGCCGCGCGGATCGCCGGATCGGGCGCGCCGCCCGCCGGCAGGTCTCCGCTGACCCGGATGCGCGCGGGCAGGCAAATCTCCGCGCAGACACCGAGATCCAGCACGCCGTCGAGATGCGCCGCGCCCCCGCCGGCCCCCTGGATGAGGAGCGGCAGGACGAAATCGTCGTCATAGCCGATCGAAAGCGCGCGCCCCTGGCGGAACACCGTGGGCGTCGGCCATTGCGGCGTGACCGAACCAAGCCCGCGCGAGCCGCGCCAGTCCATCTGCGGCGAGATGCCGGCCGCCCCCGCGCTGCGCCAATAGGTCCGCCAGCCCGGCGCGAGGTCGAAGCGCAGGCCGGCGACATGGCTGCCATCCTGCTGACGCCAGCCGGGGATCAGGCTGACGCGCAGCACCTGCGCGATGTCGTCCTGCATCTGCGCGCGGGCGGGGAGCGCCGGCGCGAGGGCGAGCGCGAGGAGCGTGAGGAGACGGATCAGCATATCCAGCGATCTAAGCATGCCCGTCGGTCAAGGGAATTCACGGCTGCGGCATCGCCCTGTCGAGAGACGGGCGTCACCGCGGCGCGGCGGCGCGGCGCAACCGGTCGTTGATCGCGCGGCCGAGCCCCGTCTCGGGGATCGGGGCGACGTCGATCCGCGACGCGCCGCGGGCGCGCGCCTCGGCATCGGCGCGGTGCAGCGTGTCGAAGAGCGCGGCGGCGGCGGCGACCAGGTCGCCCTCGGGCGAGAGGCTCAGATCGCCCGCCACCGGCCCGAAGCCGATCAGCAGCGCCTCGGGATCCGGCGCGGTCACGTCCAGCCGCATGGGGAGCGAGGGCGCATAATGCGACGACATCTGCCCCGGGGCCTGCACCCGGCCCGGCGTCACGTCGCGCGGCAGCGGGCCCGTCACCGCCTCGATCGTTTCGGCCGCCAGCCCGCCCTCGCGCAAGAGCGCCAGCGGCGCGCTGCGCAGGATCGTCGATTCCAGCCCGACCGGGCAGGGCCCGCCATCGAGCACCATGTCCACCGCGTCCCCCAGGCCCGCGCGGACATGCGCGGCCCGGGTCGCGCTGATCCGCCCCGACGGGTTGGCCGAAGGGGCGGCCAGCGGGCCGCCCACCTCCGCCAGAAGCGCGCGCGCCAGCGGCGCGGCCGGCACCCGCAGCGCCACCGTGTCGAGCCCCGCGGTCACCAGCGGCGACAGGCCATGCCCCTCCTTCAGGGGCAGGACCAGCGTCAGCGGGCCGGGCCAGAACGCCGCGGCCAGCCGCCGGGCCAGCGGGTCGAAGACGGCCAGTCGCTCGGCGGCGGCGAGGTCGGGGACATGGACGATCAGCGGATTGAAGCTGGGCCGGCCCTTGGCCGCGAAGATCCGCGCCACCGCCCTCCCGTCCGTGGCAAGCGCGCCGAGCCCGTAGACCGTCTCGGTTGGAAAGGCGACCAGCCCGCCCCGCCGCAGGAGCGCGGCGGCCTTCGTGACGTTCGCGTC includes:
- a CDS encoding protein-disulfide reductase DsbD domain-containing protein, with the protein product MLIRLLTLLALALAPALPARAQMQDDIAQVLRVSLIPGWRQQDGSHVAGLRFDLAPGWRTYWRSAGAAGISPQMDWRGSRGLGSVTPQWPTPTVFRQGRALSIGYDDDFVLPLLIQGAGGGAAHLDGVLDLGVCAEICLPARIRVSGDLPAGGAPDPAIRAALADRPGRIRADARCSLRPTRDGMALTGRIPLPPQGRSEAVVFEVPDPSLWVTDAVVSRQGGTLTATSELMAGGGRGVALDRSRVRITVIGDRGAVEIDGCRS
- a CDS encoding L-threonylcarbamoyladenylate synthase, which codes for MATTGTQRHGDANVTKAAALLRRGGLVAFPTETVYGLGALATDGRAVARIFAAKGRPSFNPLIVHVPDLAAAERLAVFDPLARRLAAAFWPGPLTLVLPLKEGHGLSPLVTAGLDTVALRVPAAPLARALLAEVGGPLAAPSANPSGRISATRAAHVRAGLGDAVDMVLDGGPCPVGLESTILRSAPLALLREGGLAAETIEAVTGPLPRDVTPGRVQAPGQMSSHYAPSLPMRLDVTAPDPEALLIGFGPVAGDLSLSPEGDLVAAAAALFDTLHRADAEARARGASRIDVAPIPETGLGRAINDRLRRAAAPR